The following proteins are co-located in the Hyalangium minutum genome:
- the egtD gene encoding L-histidine N(alpha)-methyltransferase, producing MYLWREQRTGVTRQQPVTVDVHVRPGDARRALCEEAEAGLCGRPKELSPKWLYDERGSQLFDDITRLPEYYPTRREREILEARAAEIARVSGADTLIELGSGTSEKTRLLLDAFQEAGQLRRFVPFDVSEAFLRSAAERLARQYPRVSVHAVVGDFERHLGRLPRGGRRLVAFLGGTIGNFKPEQRAHFFREVAEGLEPGDGLLLGTDLIKCRDRLFAAYNDRAGVTAEFNRNVLRVLNRELGADFDVEAFAHLAPFDEEHSWIEMRLISLREQVVRLPALERFAHFEEGEVLRTEVSCKFRPEQVEAELAAAGLQLSSWWTDAAEDFALSLSFKR from the coding sequence ATCTACCTGTGGAGGGAGCAGAGGACAGGAGTCACGCGGCAGCAGCCGGTCACCGTGGACGTGCACGTGCGTCCGGGAGACGCGCGGCGAGCGCTCTGCGAGGAAGCGGAGGCGGGGCTGTGCGGGCGCCCCAAGGAGCTGTCGCCGAAGTGGCTCTATGACGAGCGCGGCAGCCAGCTCTTCGACGACATCACCCGGCTGCCCGAGTACTACCCCACGCGGCGCGAGCGGGAGATCCTCGAGGCGCGCGCGGCGGAGATCGCCCGGGTGAGCGGCGCGGACACGCTCATCGAGCTCGGCAGCGGCACGAGCGAGAAGACACGGCTGTTGCTGGACGCGTTCCAGGAGGCGGGGCAGCTGCGGCGCTTCGTGCCGTTCGACGTGAGCGAGGCCTTCCTGCGGAGCGCGGCGGAGCGGCTCGCGCGGCAGTACCCGCGAGTGTCCGTGCACGCGGTGGTGGGAGACTTCGAGCGCCACCTGGGACGCCTTCCGCGCGGAGGGCGAAGGCTGGTGGCCTTCCTGGGGGGCACCATCGGCAACTTCAAGCCGGAGCAGCGCGCACACTTCTTCCGCGAGGTGGCCGAGGGCTTGGAGCCAGGCGACGGGCTGCTGCTGGGCACGGACCTGATCAAGTGCAGGGATCGCCTCTTCGCGGCCTACAACGACCGGGCGGGGGTGACGGCCGAGTTCAACCGCAACGTGCTGCGGGTGCTGAACCGCGAGCTGGGGGCGGACTTCGACGTGGAAGCCTTCGCGCACCTGGCACCCTTCGACGAGGAGCACAGCTGGATCGAGATGCGGCTCATCTCGCTGCGGGAGCAGGTGGTGCGGCTGCCGGCGCTCGAGCGCTTCGCGCACTTCGAGGAGGGCGAGGTGCTGCGCACGGAGGTGAGCTGCAAGTTCCGTCCAGAGCAGGTGGAGGCGGAGCTGGCCGCTGCGGGGCTCCAGCTCTCCTCATGGTGGACGGACGCGGCGGAGGACTTCGCGCTCTCGCTCTCCTTCAAGCGCTGA
- the egtB gene encoding ergothioneine biosynthesis protein EgtB: MARARHVTGGPWKARALRELETARARTLGMLAGLPEPELVRQHSPLMSPLVWDVAHVANYEEQWLLRSLGGKALTDPSFDAIYDAFQHPRRTRSQLPLLAPAEAFAYAARVREAVREHLDTVPEDSPEPLLRDGFVFGMVAQHEQQHAETLAATLQLMTTFEYRPAARERPRPGAVPQHEVLISGGPVSLGSDGAWAYDNERPVHTVDVAPFFLDAHPVTNGDYLVFVEAGGYEDPRWWHPKGWAYVQAERLAHPLFWLPQGQHVWLRRRFGWVEALPKDEPVQHVSWYEADAYARWAGKRLPTEAEWEKAAVGSDGTPREHPWGHTAPTAAHANLGGDTWGPAPVGAFPEGRSADGVWGLLGDVWEWTASDFGGYAGFRAFPYREYSEVFFGSDYKVLRGGAWASAPVAVRNSFRNWDYPIRRQIFAGFRCARDAN; the protein is encoded by the coding sequence GTGGCGAGAGCGAGGCATGTCACAGGAGGCCCGTGGAAGGCTCGTGCCCTGCGGGAGCTGGAGACCGCGCGGGCCCGGACGCTGGGCATGCTGGCCGGCTTGCCGGAGCCGGAGCTGGTGCGTCAGCACTCGCCGCTGATGTCGCCGCTCGTCTGGGACGTGGCGCACGTGGCCAACTACGAGGAGCAGTGGCTGCTGCGTTCGCTCGGAGGCAAGGCCCTCACGGATCCGTCCTTCGACGCCATCTACGACGCCTTCCAGCACCCGCGCCGCACCCGCTCCCAGCTGCCATTGCTGGCTCCCGCTGAAGCCTTCGCGTACGCCGCGCGCGTGCGCGAGGCCGTGCGCGAGCACCTGGACACGGTGCCGGAGGACTCGCCCGAGCCGCTGCTGAGAGACGGCTTCGTGTTCGGCATGGTGGCGCAGCACGAGCAGCAGCACGCGGAGACGCTCGCCGCCACGCTGCAGCTGATGACGACGTTCGAGTACCGCCCGGCCGCGCGCGAGCGTCCCCGCCCCGGTGCCGTGCCGCAGCACGAGGTGCTGATCTCGGGCGGACCGGTGAGCCTGGGCAGTGACGGGGCCTGGGCGTACGACAACGAGCGCCCCGTGCACACGGTGGACGTGGCGCCGTTCTTTCTCGATGCGCACCCGGTGACGAACGGGGACTACCTCGTGTTCGTGGAGGCGGGCGGCTACGAGGATCCGCGGTGGTGGCACCCGAAGGGCTGGGCGTACGTGCAGGCCGAGAGGCTGGCGCATCCCCTCTTCTGGCTGCCGCAGGGCCAGCACGTGTGGCTGCGGCGGCGCTTCGGCTGGGTGGAGGCGCTGCCCAAGGACGAGCCCGTGCAGCACGTGAGCTGGTACGAGGCGGACGCGTACGCGCGCTGGGCCGGCAAGCGCCTGCCCACGGAGGCCGAGTGGGAGAAGGCCGCGGTGGGCAGCGACGGCACGCCGCGCGAGCACCCCTGGGGCCACACGGCGCCCACGGCGGCGCACGCGAACCTGGGCGGAGACACCTGGGGCCCAGCGCCGGTGGGTGCATTCCCCGAGGGCCGGAGTGCGGACGGCGTGTGGGGGCTGCTCGGGGACGTGTGGGAATGGACGGCGAGCGACTTCGGCGGCTACGCGGGCTTCCGAGCCTTCCCCTACCGCGAGTACTCGGAGGTGTTTTTCGGCAGTGACTACAAGGTGCTGCGAGGCGGCGCGTGGGCGAGCGCCCCGGTGGCCGTGCGCAACAGTTTCCGCAACTGGGACTACCCGATCCGCCGGCAGATCTTCGCCGGCTTCCGCTGTGCGAGGGACGCGAATTGA
- a CDS encoding NADPH-dependent F420 reductase, translating into MKIGVFGTGMVGATIGTKLVALGHEVKMGSRTANNEKAVAWAKKAGAKASQGTFADAAGFGELIFNCTSGAGALDALNAAGAGSLKGKILIDISNPLDFSKGMPPTLFAGNTDSLGERLQAAFPETHVIKTLNTVTAEIMVNPGRIGGGDHVMFISGNDTAAKAKVGEFLKTQFGWKELVDLGDITTARGTESYLPLWLRLWGALKTPYFNVKIVKE; encoded by the coding sequence ATGAAGATCGGAGTCTTCGGTACCGGCATGGTGGGCGCGACGATTGGCACCAAGCTCGTGGCGCTGGGCCACGAGGTGAAGATGGGCTCGCGCACGGCGAACAACGAGAAGGCGGTGGCGTGGGCGAAGAAGGCGGGCGCCAAGGCCTCTCAGGGCACGTTCGCGGACGCGGCGGGGTTCGGCGAGCTGATCTTCAACTGCACCTCGGGCGCGGGAGCGCTGGACGCGCTGAACGCGGCCGGGGCGGGCAGCCTCAAGGGGAAGATCCTCATCGACATCTCCAACCCGCTGGACTTCTCCAAGGGCATGCCGCCCACGCTGTTCGCGGGGAACACGGACTCGCTGGGCGAGCGCCTCCAGGCGGCGTTCCCGGAGACCCACGTCATCAAGACGCTGAACACGGTGACGGCGGAGATCATGGTGAACCCCGGGAGGATTGGCGGGGGGGACCATGTGATGTTCATCAGCGGCAACGACACGGCGGCCAAGGCCAAAGTGGGCGAGTTCCTCAAGACGCAGTTCGGCTGGAAGGAGCTGGTGGACCTGGGCGACATCACCACCGCGCGCGGCACGGAGTCCTATCTGCCCCTGTGGCTGCGCCTGTGGGGCGCGCTGAAGACGCCGTACTTCAACGTGAAGATCGTCAAGGAGTGA